The following proteins are co-located in the Gordonia polyisoprenivorans genome:
- a CDS encoding MFS transporter, with product MAAAVRAVLIDITPLRVSVPFRRIFVARLISLVGIGMLLVSVPVQVYDLTGSSMQVGAATAVTGLATFLGMPLGGVLADRFDRRSLILIGRSAAALAFVGLAANAFGVFGESAALPVLYALAVTDGLIGALSIAALMAAIPTLIDRRHLPSVGALGAFSVRLGSAVSPGVAGFIIGAAGVQWAYVTAAVLATAAVLILLGLPSLPPDAAIFGDRSERAHDEPADRTPDDPTTAEPAPTTTPSLWRFLRTQRVITAVMAVGTLAMFAPGIVALLPALVAQRFDGNASITGLLFAAVATGAMLGAITSGWLGGLRRPGVVLLAALTLTFVIMIAFGLAPYAWLMLGLLVVVGYFESIQEVLRYTLIQQHTPGPLLGRVNGIWMAQEVGGVTVGSLVAGAYGAIWVASDAVIYFGLTLLVLSLLCAALLRSLIRVRGERPAAIPVS from the coding sequence ATGGCCGCAGCCGTACGAGCAGTGCTCATCGACATCACCCCGCTACGGGTGAGCGTGCCCTTCCGACGGATCTTCGTGGCCCGGCTGATCTCCCTCGTGGGGATCGGCATGCTGCTGGTCTCGGTACCGGTGCAGGTCTACGACCTGACCGGATCGTCGATGCAGGTCGGCGCCGCCACCGCGGTGACCGGCCTCGCGACGTTCCTCGGCATGCCGCTCGGCGGTGTCCTCGCCGACCGGTTCGACCGGCGATCACTGATCCTCATCGGGCGCAGCGCGGCCGCGCTCGCCTTCGTGGGGTTGGCGGCCAACGCCTTCGGCGTCTTCGGTGAGTCCGCGGCGCTACCGGTGCTCTATGCGTTGGCGGTGACCGACGGGCTCATCGGAGCGCTGTCCATTGCCGCGCTGATGGCGGCCATCCCGACGCTCATCGACAGGAGACATCTCCCCTCGGTCGGTGCGCTCGGGGCGTTCAGTGTTCGCCTGGGATCGGCGGTCTCCCCCGGCGTCGCCGGATTCATCATCGGCGCGGCCGGCGTGCAGTGGGCCTACGTCACGGCCGCGGTCCTGGCCACCGCGGCGGTGCTCATCCTTCTCGGATTGCCGAGTCTCCCACCGGATGCCGCGATTTTCGGTGACCGATCGGAGCGCGCCCACGACGAGCCCGCCGACCGCACCCCGGACGACCCGACGACCGCCGAACCCGCCCCCACCACGACACCGTCGCTCTGGCGGTTCCTGCGCACCCAGCGGGTGATCACCGCGGTGATGGCGGTGGGTACGCTGGCGATGTTCGCGCCGGGCATCGTCGCCCTGCTACCGGCGCTCGTGGCGCAGCGTTTCGACGGAAACGCCTCGATCACCGGCCTGCTGTTCGCCGCGGTGGCCACCGGCGCGATGCTGGGCGCGATCACCAGCGGCTGGCTCGGCGGACTCCGCCGGCCCGGCGTGGTGTTGCTGGCCGCGCTCACGCTGACCTTCGTGATCATGATCGCGTTCGGACTTGCGCCCTACGCGTGGCTCATGCTGGGCTTGCTCGTCGTCGTCGGGTACTTCGAGTCCATTCAGGAGGTGTTGCGCTACACCTTGATCCAGCAACACACCCCCGGTCCGCTGCTCGGGCGGGTCAATGGGATCTGGATGGCGCAGGAAGTGGGCGGGGTGACGGTCGGCTCGCTGGTCGCCGGAGCATACGGAGCGATCTGGGTGGCCTCCGACGCCGTCATCTACTTCGGGCTGACGCTGCTGGTTCTGTCGCTGCTCTGCGCGGCGCTCCTGCGCTCGCTGATCCGCGTGCGCGGCGAACGCCCGGCCGCGATCCCCGTGTCCTGA
- a CDS encoding (2,3-dihydroxybenzoyl)adenylate synthase, which produces MHVTPWPPELAENYRTSGTWSGETFDDILTARAADPRFAEKIAVVDDDRSLTYAELDERVDRLAAGLVGMGIAADDRVIVQIPNSVAYVEAVFALFRALALPVFGLPAHRETELVGIARSAAAVAIISPAGGRGVDYRALAQRVADEVDSVRLLIDSDTLEELWAPPVEHGRADPEQLSFLQLSGGSTGVPKLIPRTAADYLYSVRRSNEVCGVDEDTVYLVVLPAAHNFPMSSPGILGALYAGATVVLSPSPTPSIAWELVARERVTMVGLVPPLARLWTETAEAGTSLDLSSLQTVQVGGARCPDELARRIGPALGVRLQQVFGMAEGLVCYTRLDDPDDQITSTQGRPMSSLDELRLVDEHGAPVTDGPGFLETQGPYTIRSYWRDASPESFAADGWYRTGDVVELTAQGNLVVRGRAADRINRGGEKVSAEQVEEHLLAHPSVRDAIVVAATDTYLGERTCAYVVPADTDDPPTLAGLRAFVRNSGLAEWKLPDAIEVIDAFPETGVGKVSRKKLRELLTR; this is translated from the coding sequence GTGCACGTGACACCATGGCCCCCCGAACTCGCCGAGAACTACCGCACGTCGGGTACCTGGTCGGGCGAGACCTTCGATGACATCCTCACCGCACGGGCCGCTGATCCGCGTTTCGCGGAGAAGATCGCCGTCGTCGACGACGACCGCTCGCTGACCTATGCCGAGCTGGACGAACGCGTCGATCGGCTGGCGGCCGGACTGGTCGGCATGGGCATTGCGGCCGACGACCGGGTGATCGTGCAGATCCCGAACTCCGTGGCCTACGTCGAGGCGGTGTTCGCCTTGTTCCGGGCACTCGCCCTGCCCGTCTTCGGACTACCCGCCCACCGCGAGACCGAGCTGGTCGGCATCGCCCGGTCGGCCGCAGCGGTGGCCATCATCTCTCCGGCGGGCGGTCGCGGCGTCGACTACCGAGCCCTGGCGCAGCGCGTCGCCGACGAGGTCGACTCGGTGCGACTGCTCATCGACTCCGACACTCTCGAGGAACTCTGGGCGCCACCGGTCGAGCACGGCCGCGCCGATCCCGAGCAACTCTCCTTCCTGCAGCTCTCCGGCGGCAGTACCGGTGTGCCCAAGCTGATTCCGCGCACGGCTGCCGATTACCTGTACAGCGTGCGGCGCAGCAACGAGGTCTGCGGTGTCGACGAGGACACGGTCTATCTCGTCGTGCTGCCCGCCGCGCACAATTTCCCGATGAGTTCACCGGGAATCCTCGGTGCGTTGTACGCCGGCGCGACGGTGGTGCTCTCGCCGAGCCCGACGCCATCGATCGCCTGGGAACTCGTTGCACGCGAACGGGTCACGATGGTGGGCCTGGTGCCGCCGCTGGCCCGGCTGTGGACCGAGACCGCCGAGGCCGGTACCTCGCTGGACCTGTCGAGTCTGCAGACCGTGCAGGTCGGCGGTGCGCGGTGCCCCGACGAGCTGGCGCGGCGGATCGGCCCCGCCCTGGGGGTGCGGCTGCAGCAGGTGTTCGGGATGGCCGAGGGTCTGGTCTGCTACACGCGGCTCGACGACCCCGACGACCAGATCACCTCCACGCAGGGCAGACCGATGTCGTCACTGGACGAGCTGCGGCTCGTCGACGAGCACGGGGCGCCGGTCACCGACGGTCCCGGCTTCCTGGAAACTCAGGGGCCCTACACGATTCGCTCCTACTGGCGCGACGCGAGCCCCGAGTCGTTCGCCGCCGACGGGTGGTATCGCACCGGTGACGTCGTCGAGCTGACCGCGCAGGGCAACCTCGTGGTGCGGGGCCGGGCCGCCGATCGCATCAACCGCGGCGGTGAGAAGGTCTCGGCCGAACAGGTCGAGGAGCATCTGCTGGCCCACCCGTCGGTCCGCGACGCGATCGTCGTTGCCGCGACCGACACGTACCTGGGCGAACGCACCTGTGCCTATGTGGTGCCCGCCGACACCGACGACCCGCCCACCCTGGCGGGCCTGCGCGCCTTCGTCCGCAACTCCGGCCTCGCCGAATGGAAGCTCCCCGACGCCATCGAGGTGATCGACGCGTTCCCCGAGACCGGGGTGGGCAAGGTCAGCCGAAAGAAGCTGCGGGAGTTGCTCACCCGCTGA
- the meaB gene encoding methylmalonyl Co-A mutase-associated GTPase MeaB: MTDQSGTRAAVRRRVDVDALAEAILEDRRADLARAITLVESRRPDHRAAAQELLLRLTPHSGKSFRVGITGVPGVGKSTTIEALGLHLIEQGHKVAVLAVDPSSTRTGGSILGDKTRMGRLSMDKRAYIRPSPTSGTLGGVAKATRESIVLVEAAGFDVVLVETVGVGQSEVAVANMVDTFSFLTLARTGDSLQGIKKGVLELADVIIVNKADGKHLTEANAAARELKNALRLIYPHDALWFPPVQTMSALENTGVDEYWAAVERHRETLLAAGEFEARRNRQQIEWMWEMARETVLARLADSPEVKSVRAEVEQQVREATLTPALGAQRIIETFDNR, from the coding sequence GTGACCGACCAGAGCGGCACACGGGCAGCGGTGCGCCGGCGGGTGGACGTGGATGCGCTCGCCGAGGCCATCCTCGAGGACCGTCGCGCGGACCTCGCCCGCGCGATCACCCTCGTCGAGTCGCGTCGGCCCGATCACCGCGCCGCGGCGCAGGAGCTGCTCCTGCGTCTGACTCCGCACTCGGGCAAGTCGTTTCGGGTCGGCATCACCGGCGTCCCGGGGGTCGGCAAGTCCACCACGATCGAAGCACTCGGACTGCATCTCATCGAGCAGGGGCACAAGGTCGCGGTACTCGCCGTCGACCCGTCCTCCACCCGCACCGGCGGGTCGATCCTCGGGGACAAGACCCGGATGGGCCGGTTGTCGATGGACAAGCGCGCCTACATCCGGCCGTCACCGACGTCCGGCACGCTCGGCGGGGTCGCCAAGGCCACCCGCGAGTCGATCGTCCTCGTCGAGGCCGCAGGTTTCGACGTCGTGCTGGTGGAGACCGTCGGCGTCGGCCAGTCGGAGGTCGCGGTGGCCAACATGGTCGACACGTTCTCGTTCCTGACCCTGGCCCGCACCGGGGATTCGTTGCAGGGCATCAAGAAAGGTGTCCTCGAACTCGCCGACGTGATCATCGTCAACAAGGCCGACGGCAAGCACCTCACCGAGGCCAACGCGGCGGCCCGCGAGCTGAAGAACGCCCTGCGGCTGATCTATCCGCACGACGCACTGTGGTTCCCACCCGTGCAGACGATGAGCGCGCTGGAGAACACCGGTGTCGACGAGTATTGGGCGGCGGTCGAGCGTCATCGCGAGACCCTGCTCGCCGCAGGAGAATTCGAGGCCCGACGCAACCGCCAGCAGATCGAGTGGATGTGGGAGATGGCGCGCGAGACCGTGCTGGCACGCCTCGCCGATTCCCCCGAGGTCAAGTCGGTGCGCGCCGAGGTCGAGCAGCAGGTGCGCGAGGCCACGCTTACCCCCGCGCTCGGCGCGCAGCGCATCATCGAGACCTTCGACAACCGCTGA
- a CDS encoding isochorismatase family protein, with translation MAIPPIAPYQIPEGPFPARVEWTLQPERAALLIHDMQRYFIDAYRLDHEPMATALPNMIAIREACSAAGVPVVYTAQPGDQHPSRRGILSDFWGKGLASGRDEEVIEQLAPRDGDICVTKWRYSGFQRTDLRQLLAHHGRDQLIVVGVYAHMGCMISATDAFMSDVAPFFVVDAMGDFSRDEHRMAAEYIGKRAGRVVRAAQVLRAVQGAATEHASGGVGTDRSGVTA, from the coding sequence GTGGCCATTCCCCCGATCGCTCCGTACCAGATACCCGAGGGCCCCTTCCCCGCCCGCGTGGAATGGACGTTGCAACCCGAACGCGCCGCGCTGCTGATCCACGACATGCAGCGCTACTTCATCGATGCCTACCGGCTCGACCACGAACCGATGGCCACCGCGCTGCCCAACATGATCGCGATCCGCGAAGCATGTTCGGCGGCAGGTGTTCCGGTGGTCTACACCGCCCAGCCCGGCGATCAGCATCCGTCACGACGCGGCATCCTCTCCGACTTCTGGGGCAAGGGACTCGCCTCAGGACGCGACGAGGAGGTCATCGAGCAACTCGCGCCCCGTGACGGCGACATCTGTGTGACCAAGTGGCGATACTCCGGATTCCAGCGCACCGACCTGCGTCAACTACTCGCCCATCACGGCCGGGACCAGTTGATCGTGGTGGGCGTGTACGCGCACATGGGCTGCATGATCAGCGCCACCGATGCGTTCATGAGCGATGTCGCCCCCTTCTTCGTCGTCGACGCGATGGGCGACTTCTCCCGTGACGAGCACCGCATGGCCGCCGAGTACATCGGCAAGCGCGCCGGACGGGTCGTCCGCGCCGCGCAGGTGCTGCGCGCCGTGCAGGGAGCGGCCACAGAACACGCCTCCGGCGGTGTCGGCACGGATCGGTCCGGGGTCACGGCGTGA
- a CDS encoding SDR family oxidoreductase: MTAGSTAGVAGQVALVTGAAGGIGSAVACALRAAGATVIGWDRRPDTDVRAVDVSDQDAVRAAWDELDTEHGPIGVVVAAAGVMSDDWDTCMAVNAGGVRNLLDVALPPMIARRRGSAVVVSSNAAAVPRTALPAYAASKAAATSYARSLGLAAAPSGVRVNIVSPGSTDTPMLRGMWTCDADRDAVLGGDAAHFRLGIPLGRIADPADIAETVVFLASDAARHVTLHDLRVDGGATLDM; this comes from the coding sequence GTGACCGCAGGATCCACCGCCGGGGTGGCCGGTCAGGTCGCCCTGGTGACCGGCGCCGCCGGCGGCATCGGGTCTGCCGTCGCCTGCGCCCTGAGGGCCGCCGGAGCCACCGTCATCGGATGGGATCGTCGGCCCGACACCGATGTTCGTGCCGTTGACGTGAGCGATCAGGATGCGGTGCGCGCCGCCTGGGACGAGCTCGACACCGAACACGGTCCGATCGGTGTGGTGGTCGCCGCCGCCGGGGTGATGAGCGACGACTGGGACACCTGCATGGCCGTCAACGCCGGTGGCGTCCGCAACCTCCTCGACGTGGCACTGCCCCCGATGATCGCCCGTCGACGAGGGTCGGCGGTGGTCGTCTCCAGTAACGCAGCAGCCGTGCCGCGGACCGCGTTGCCTGCGTACGCGGCATCCAAGGCCGCCGCCACCTCCTACGCACGGTCACTCGGGCTGGCCGCGGCGCCCTCCGGCGTACGCGTCAACATCGTCTCCCCCGGGTCCACCGACACCCCCATGCTGCGCGGGATGTGGACCTGCGACGCCGATCGCGACGCGGTGCTCGGCGGGGACGCCGCGCACTTCCGATTGGGCATACCGCTCGGCCGGATCGCCGACCCGGCCGACATCGCCGAGACCGTCGTCTTCCTCGCCTCGGATGCGGCGCGCCACGTGACGCTGCACGACCTGCGGGTCGACGGAGGTGCGACGTTGGACATGTGA
- a CDS encoding ABC transporter substrate-binding protein codes for MKNTRPMLRGLVVAVAVGLIAFLGACSSPDDDSAQSSSSFTPVTIDHEYGSTEITAKPTRVVTLLSDWTDTLAALNIPITAAFVPKGTPTFSWTPANNAQVVEVADPTQVTVAELAKFNPDLILAGYLGSEDQYNKLKGIAPTIPVLTKGATADTWEQLATTAGKIFGVGDQAQKLIDATNGEISTFKSNNAKAQGKTFTFAQVGPTGQVGAINSTKDAAAGLIAQLGFTLNPQVAALHNGQSTRALISPERIDLLNSDLLVVYVPGGNNAVVNQVPGWSNLTAVKNGTVVYLDDKTQPAFSVPSAPSVGFVIDTLNPVAAKL; via the coding sequence GTGAAGAACACACGACCGATGCTGCGCGGCCTGGTGGTGGCCGTCGCAGTGGGCCTGATCGCCTTCCTCGGCGCCTGCTCCTCCCCCGACGACGACTCGGCGCAGAGCAGTTCGTCGTTCACCCCGGTGACTATCGATCACGAATACGGCTCGACGGAGATCACCGCCAAGCCCACCCGCGTGGTGACACTGCTCAGTGACTGGACCGATACCCTTGCGGCACTGAATATCCCGATCACCGCGGCGTTCGTCCCGAAGGGCACGCCGACGTTCTCGTGGACCCCCGCCAACAACGCACAGGTCGTCGAGGTCGCCGACCCGACCCAGGTGACCGTCGCCGAACTGGCCAAGTTCAACCCCGACCTCATCCTGGCCGGCTACCTCGGCAGCGAGGACCAGTACAACAAGCTCAAGGGGATCGCCCCGACGATCCCGGTACTGACCAAGGGCGCCACCGCCGACACCTGGGAGCAGCTGGCCACGACGGCCGGCAAGATCTTCGGCGTCGGCGATCAGGCACAGAAACTGATCGATGCCACCAATGGTGAGATCTCGACGTTCAAGTCGAACAACGCCAAGGCACAGGGCAAGACCTTCACCTTCGCGCAGGTGGGCCCGACCGGTCAGGTCGGGGCGATCAACTCCACCAAGGATGCCGCTGCGGGCCTGATCGCCCAGCTCGGCTTCACCCTGAACCCGCAGGTGGCCGCACTGCACAACGGTCAGTCCACCCGTGCGCTGATCTCGCCGGAGCGGATCGACCTGCTGAACTCGGATCTGCTGGTCGTCTATGTTCCCGGCGGCAACAACGCCGTGGTGAACCAGGTACCCGGCTGGAGCAACCTCACGGCCGTCAAGAACGGTACGGTCGTCTACCTCGACGACAAGACCCAACCCGCGTTCAGCGTGCCCAGTGCGCCGTCGGTCGGGTTCGTCATCGACACCCTGAATCCGGTGGCCGCCAAGCTCTGA